A single genomic interval of Pirellulales bacterium harbors:
- a CDS encoding aminodeoxychorismate/anthranilate synthase component II — protein sequence MILLIDNYDSFTYNLVQRLGEIDPALDLEVHRNDQITIDQIEAKNPSHLIISPGPCTPREAGISCEAVRRFAGKLPLLGVCLGHQAIGDATGGHIVRARRLMHGKVDLIHHHGRGLFVGLPNPFEATRYHSLVIEPGTLADDYEITAWSELPEGGQEIMAVQHKRWPVYGLQFHPESFLTIVGTDILRRFLEVRPTSFLDISPHAAAAAGQHQASPQHALHIQTLDPSFDPIEE from the coding sequence ATGATCCTGCTGATCGACAACTACGATTCCTTCACCTACAACCTCGTGCAGCGGCTCGGCGAAATCGATCCGGCCCTCGATCTCGAAGTGCATCGCAACGATCAGATCACGATCGACCAGATCGAAGCCAAGAACCCGTCGCATCTGATCATTTCGCCCGGCCCCTGCACGCCCCGCGAAGCCGGAATTTCTTGCGAAGCCGTGCGGCGATTCGCCGGCAAGCTGCCGCTCTTGGGCGTTTGCCTTGGCCATCAGGCTATCGGCGATGCCACCGGCGGACACATCGTTCGCGCCCGCCGGCTGATGCACGGAAAGGTGGATCTGATCCATCATCATGGCCGAGGGCTCTTTGTCGGGCTGCCGAATCCGTTCGAAGCGACGCGCTACCATAGCCTCGTGATCGAGCCGGGCACGCTTGCCGACGATTATGAAATCACCGCCTGGTCCGAATTGCCGGAGGGGGGCCAAGAAATCATGGCCGTCCAGCATAAGCGCTGGCCGGTGTACGGCCTGCAATTTCATCCCGAGAGTTTTCTGACCATCGTGGGCACGGACATCCTGCGCCGCTTTCTGGAAGTCAGACCCACGTCGTTTCTCGACATCTCTCCACACGCCGCAGCCGCCGCCGGCCAACACCAAGCCTCCCCGCAACACGCGCTGCACATTCAAACCCTCGACCCGTCCTTCGATCCAATCGAAGAATGA